Proteins from one Ipomoea triloba cultivar NCNSP0323 chromosome 1, ASM357664v1 genomic window:
- the LOC116030485 gene encoding uncharacterized protein LOC116030485, whose product MSSGEIKKVSRQDIQLVQNLIERCLQLYMTQKEVVRTLLDQAKIEPGFTELVWQKLEEENQEFFRAYHLRLIVKDQIQRFNKLLERHVELIRQICPTGVSSITLHNGSEMRPLHGNSTCTTTDNTGSIVKTENMHQNMNANLPNAYANGASTLQQCMPNTVDMSAHSRSISVSPNMPLAQTSSMEMLQGLNGGGMIKSEADYVGNSHFMFGSSNNVLEARSVIADPSISSFSSIESNPPLQNETILDADGSSFGFLGQIPRNFSLSDLTADFGNSTDILESYSKSPFLATDADYFLDPHSRGEHQDIKSLETISEGLSYEDFGSD is encoded by the exons ATGTCTAGTGGAGAGATTAAGAAAGTTTCTCGTCAAGATATTCAACTG GTGCAAAATCTTATAGAAAGATGTTTACAACTTTACATGACCCAGAAAGAAGTTGTGCGTACCCTCTTAGATCAAGCCAAGATTGAGCCTGGCTTTACTGAACTTG TGTGGCAAaagcttgaagaagaaaatCAGGAATTCTTCAGGGCATATCATTTGAGGTTGATAGTGAAGGACCAAATACAGAGATTCAACAAGTTGCTTGAGAGGCATGTTGAGCTAATTCGTCAGATTTGTCCAACTGGAGTGAGTTCCATTACCTTGCATAATGGATCAGAGATGCGGCCAT TGCACGGGAATTCAACATGCACAACAACTGATAATACTGGATCCATTGTGAAGACCGAGAACATGCACCAGAATATGAATGCCAATTTGCCTAATGCGTATGCCAACGGTGCTTCCACACTGCAGCAATGCATGCCAAACACTGTTGATATGTCTGCTCATTCAAGAAGTATTAGTGTGTCGCCTAACATGCCATTGGCTCAGACCTCAAGTATGGAAATGCTACAAGGACTGAATGGTGGGGGCATGATTAAGTCGGAAGCTGATTATGTTGGCAATTCTCATTTCATGTTTGGTAGCAGCAATAATGTCCTTGAAGCTCGTTCTGTAATTGCGGATCCATCTATTTCATCCTTCAGTAGTATTGAATCCAATCCCCCACTTCAGAATGAAACTATCTTGGATGCTGATGGATCGTCGTTTGGATTCTTGGGGCAGATACCTCGAAACTTTAGCTTGTCCGATTTGACAGCTGACTTTGGTAACAGTACAG ATATTTTAGAAAGCTATTCAAAATCACCCTTCCTAGCAACGGATGCAGATTACTTCCTGGATCCTCACAGCAGGGGAGAacaccaag ATATTAAGAGTTTGGAAACCATATCAGAAGGTTTGAGTTATGAAGACTTTGGCAGTGATTAA